A single region of the Bacillus cereus genome encodes:
- a CDS encoding M4 family metallopeptidase produces the protein MKKKSLALVLAAGMAVTAFGGTGSAFADSKNVLSTKKYNETVKSPEFISGDLTGATGKKAESVVFDYLNAAKGDYKLGEKSAQDSFKVKQVKKDTVTDSTVVRMQQVYEGVPVWGSTQVAHVSKDGSLKVLSGTVAPDLDKKEKLKNKNKIEGAKAIEIAQQDLGVTPKYEVEPKADLYVYQNGEETTYAYVVNLNFLDPSPGNYYYFIEAESGKVLNKYNTIDHVTNDDNSPVKQDAPKQDAKAVVKPVTGTNKVGTGIGVLGDTKSLNTTLSGSSYYLQDNTRGATIFTYDAKNRSTLPGTLWADADNVFNAAYDAAAVDAHYYAGITYDYYKNTFNRNSINDAGAPLKSTVHYGSKYNNAFWNGSQMVYGDGDGVTFTSLSGGIDVIGHELTHAVTENSSNLIYQNESGALNEAISDIFGTLVEFYDNRNPDWEIGEDIYTPGKAGDALRSMSDPTKYGDPDHYSKRYTGSSDNGGVHTNSGIINKQAYLLANGGTHSGVTVTGIGKDKLGAIYYRANTQYFTQSTTFSQARAGAVQAAADLYGANSAEVTAVKQSFSAVGVN, from the coding sequence ATGAAAAAGAAGAGTTTAGCATTAGTTTTAGCGGCAGGAATGGCAGTTACTGCGTTCGGAGGGACAGGCTCTGCATTTGCGGATTCTAAAAATGTGCTCTCTACGAAGAAGTACAATGAGACGGTAAAGTCACCTGAGTTTATTTCTGGTGATCTAACTGGAGCGACTGGTAAGAAAGCGGAATCTGTTGTGTTTGATTACTTAAACGCGGCAAAGGGTGATTATAAGCTAGGGGAAAAGAGTGCGCAAGATTCTTTTAAAGTGAAACAAGTGAAAAAAGATACTGTAACTGATTCAACAGTAGTACGTATGCAACAAGTTTACGAGGGAGTACCTGTATGGGGATCTACTCAAGTAGCTCACGTAAGTAAAGATGGTTCTTTAAAAGTATTGTCTGGAACAGTTGCGCCTGATTTAGACAAGAAGGAAAAGCTGAAAAATAAAAATAAGATTGAAGGCGCAAAAGCAATTGAAATCGCGCAACAAGATTTAGGAGTAACACCTAAGTATGAAGTGGAACCAAAAGCGGACTTATACGTATATCAAAATGGTGAAGAGACAACGTACGCATATGTTGTGAATTTAAACTTTTTAGATCCAAGTCCAGGAAACTATTATTATTTCATTGAGGCAGAAAGCGGTAAAGTATTAAATAAATACAATACAATTGATCATGTGACAAATGATGATAATTCGCCGGTTAAACAAGATGCTCCTAAACAGGATGCTAAAGCAGTTGTAAAGCCTGTAACAGGAACGAATAAAGTGGGAACAGGTATTGGAGTGTTAGGTGATACGAAGTCACTTAATACAACGCTATCTGGATCATCTTATTATTTACAAGATAATACGCGCGGAGCAACGATTTTCACATATGATGCGAAAAACCGTTCAACATTACCAGGAACATTATGGGCAGATGCTGATAATGTATTTAATGCAGCGTATGATGCGGCGGCAGTTGATGCTCATTACTATGCGGGTATAACGTATGATTACTATAAGAATACATTTAATCGTAACTCAATTAATGATGCGGGTGCGCCATTAAAATCAACTGTGCATTATGGAAGCAAGTATAATAATGCATTCTGGAACGGTTCGCAAATGGTATACGGAGATGGTGATGGTGTAACATTCACTTCATTATCTGGCGGTATTGATGTAATTGGTCACGAATTAACGCATGCTGTTACGGAAAATAGCTCGAATCTAATTTATCAAAATGAATCAGGAGCGCTAAATGAAGCGATTTCTGATATCTTTGGTACTTTAGTAGAATTCTATGATAACCGTAACCCAGATTGGGAAATTGGTGAGGATATTTACACGCCTGGTAAAGCAGGAGACGCGCTTCGCTCTATGAGTGATCCAACGAAATACGGTGACCCAGACCATTATTCTAAGCGTTACACTGGTTCAAGTGATAACGGTGGAGTTCATACAAACAGTGGTATTATTAACAAACAAGCTTATTTATTAGCAAATGGCGGTACGCATTCTGGTGTAACTGTAACTGGTATCGGTAAAGATAAGCTAGGTGCAATTTATTACCGTGCAAACACACAATATTTCACGCAATCTACTACATTTAGCCAAGCTCGTGCTGGTGCAGTACAAGCTGCAGCTGATTTATACGGTGCGAATTCTGCTGAAGTAACAGCAGTTAAGCAATCATTTAGTGCTGTGGGTGTAAATTAA
- a CDS encoding NprX family peptide pheromone, giving the protein MKKLIAGTFVVVAIAAVVLDIQYAWKPDTLGQEAKTVQQINS; this is encoded by the coding sequence ATGAAAAAATTAATCGCAGGAACATTTGTTGTTGTGGCAATTGCAGCAGTAGTGTTGGATATTCAGTATGCTTGGAAACCAGATACTCTTGGTCAAGAAGCTAAAACAGTTCAACAAATTAATTCATAA
- a CDS encoding RNase A-like domain-containing lipoprotein: MKRISSLFLSSLLALMLILSGCAGKEQKTEKQTGNQGTSVEKISDNILDEMEGPPKNGHTIERHVGKSEEDLKNRLKTDKVSAASTYYDKETATKAVKDSLKQHDKEIQDWLKNSKETRLVLNTTHSFPVGKTVIKKNMNVKDKLVKTVTVLARDKSGDLGYKIITSYPSDK; encoded by the coding sequence ATGAAACGGATAAGCAGTCTTTTCTTGAGTAGTTTATTGGCACTAATGCTGATCTTAAGTGGATGTGCAGGAAAAGAACAAAAAACAGAGAAACAAACAGGGAATCAAGGTACGTCAGTAGAAAAAATTAGTGATAATATTTTAGATGAAATGGAAGGTCCACCTAAAAATGGTCATACGATTGAAAGGCATGTAGGCAAATCAGAAGAGGATTTGAAGAATCGTTTGAAGACAGATAAAGTATCAGCGGCAAGTACATACTATGATAAAGAAACAGCGACGAAAGCTGTGAAAGATAGTTTGAAGCAACATGATAAAGAAATTCAAGATTGGTTAAAAAATTCTAAAGAGACTCGTCTCGTATTAAATACAACTCATTCATTCCCGGTTGGGAAAACGGTAATAAAGAAAAATATGAATGTAAAAGACAAGTTAGTAAAAACCGTTACTGTTTTAGCGAGAGATAAGTCAGGAGATTTAGGATATAAGATTATTACTTCTTATCCATCTGACAAATAA
- a CDS encoding VanW family protein, with protein MKLSKILIGSAIAGGILLCVGGIGGYQYVSKLNNQLNNTALPNTTFEGISLDGKNKADIQAIINQKINELDQKSLTYIFQDDKQTYIWKDLGINYKEKDIVNKIFKEQEGNVMSRYKMRKQAENDELKRDYKLTPQLNTTAYETFIKDKYNETLKNPVNAELSVEGSTVNVSQSQNGEKIDKGKLSNLTNEAITTGKSDVTLPVTLIKPERSTEDIQKMGIKEVIAEYSTPMAGRNGNQSFNVNKSANTLSGVIVAPDETFSFNGRVGVTDAAHGYKSAAVYSQGKVIQSAGGGVCQVSSTLYSAALRADLGIVSRSNHSMPVNYLPLGQDAAVADYGPDLQFKNNTGNHIYIQAFSNGGSITTRIFGTNTGKNVEVSSQVISRTDDKITAVTYKKVTQNGEVLSNGQISKSVYKSAPKQ; from the coding sequence ATGAAGCTAAGTAAAATACTGATCGGTTCTGCAATTGCAGGGGGCATATTACTTTGTGTAGGCGGTATTGGTGGATATCAATATGTATCCAAATTAAATAATCAATTAAATAACACCGCATTACCAAATACTACGTTTGAAGGTATTTCTCTTGATGGAAAAAATAAAGCAGATATTCAAGCAATTATTAATCAAAAAATAAATGAATTAGATCAAAAATCCCTTACCTACATATTCCAAGATGATAAACAAACTTACATATGGAAAGATTTAGGTATAAATTATAAAGAGAAAGATATTGTAAACAAAATCTTTAAAGAACAAGAAGGAAACGTAATGAGTCGTTACAAAATGCGGAAGCAAGCTGAAAACGATGAATTAAAACGTGACTATAAATTGACACCACAATTAAATACAACAGCTTATGAAACCTTTATAAAAGATAAATATAATGAAACATTAAAAAATCCTGTTAATGCAGAATTAAGTGTTGAAGGCTCTACTGTAAATGTTAGTCAAAGTCAAAACGGAGAAAAAATTGATAAAGGCAAACTAAGCAATTTAACAAACGAAGCTATTACTACTGGTAAATCAGATGTTACATTACCTGTTACATTAATAAAACCAGAACGTTCTACAGAAGATATACAGAAAATGGGGATTAAAGAAGTAATTGCTGAGTACTCTACTCCAATGGCTGGCCGTAATGGTAATCAATCCTTTAACGTAAACAAATCAGCTAATACTTTAAGTGGAGTTATTGTAGCACCTGATGAAACGTTTAGTTTTAATGGCCGTGTTGGTGTAACTGATGCTGCACATGGTTATAAATCTGCAGCAGTATATTCACAAGGCAAAGTTATACAAAGTGCAGGCGGAGGCGTTTGCCAAGTCAGTAGTACTTTATATAGCGCAGCTTTAAGAGCAGATTTAGGAATTGTTTCTCGAAGTAATCATTCTATGCCCGTAAATTATTTACCACTTGGGCAAGATGCAGCAGTGGCAGATTATGGTCCGGACTTACAATTTAAAAACAATACAGGTAATCATATTTATATTCAAGCATTTTCAAATGGAGGTAGTATTACTACACGCATTTTCGGTACAAATACTGGTAAAAATGTTGAAGTTTCTTCTCAAGTAATTAGTAGAACTGATGATAAAATAACAGCGGTTACGTATAAAAAAGTAACACAAAATGGTGAAGTACTATCAAATGGACAAATTTCAAAAAGCGTATATAAAAGTGCCCCAAAACAATGA
- a CDS encoding LCP family protein, which yields MMKSDTNNNMRAKKGRSKKTRLLWFLLIPLLIVALGAGGYSFHIYSKAKSVLSNAYSELGRGDKSSKREKAVKPMTDNISVLIMGVDESDIREKDYGKATRTDALLLATINKNDKSVKLVSIPRDSRVYIKSRDKYDKITHAHVFGGVDSTIDTVENFLDVPVDYYVKFNFKSFIKIVDSLGGITVDVPVEFTEQNSKDEANAIHLKKGRQHLNGEEALALARTRHIDSDYMRGQRQQLVLEAIAEKALSLNSINKIGGLLDAVDNDLKTNLTFDDMMTIAKNSMDSSLKMDKFQVEGTDKYIDGIYYYVPNEKSVNNISTTLQEHLGVTNKNEHKKL from the coding sequence ATGATGAAATCCGACACAAACAACAATATGCGAGCCAAAAAAGGACGCTCAAAGAAAACACGCCTACTTTGGTTCCTTCTTATTCCATTACTAATTGTAGCACTTGGAGCAGGAGGTTACTCCTTCCATATATACAGTAAAGCAAAATCCGTCTTAAGCAACGCCTATTCTGAACTCGGCCGAGGAGATAAATCCAGCAAACGTGAAAAAGCTGTTAAACCTATGACTGACAATATTTCTGTTCTTATCATGGGTGTTGATGAAAGTGATATTAGGGAAAAAGATTACGGAAAAGCAACCCGTACAGATGCTTTATTACTTGCAACAATTAATAAAAATGATAAATCCGTTAAACTTGTCAGCATTCCACGTGATTCACGCGTCTACATTAAATCACGTGATAAATACGATAAAATTACACATGCGCACGTATTCGGTGGTGTAGACAGCACGATTGATACAGTAGAGAACTTTTTAGACGTTCCAGTTGACTACTATGTAAAATTCAACTTTAAATCCTTTATCAAAATCGTTGATTCCCTTGGTGGTATTACTGTCGATGTTCCGGTTGAGTTTACAGAACAAAATAGTAAAGACGAAGCAAATGCAATTCATCTTAAAAAAGGACGTCAACATTTAAACGGAGAAGAGGCACTTGCACTAGCTAGAACTCGTCATATCGATAGCGATTATATGCGCGGTCAACGACAACAACTTGTTTTAGAAGCTATTGCCGAAAAAGCACTATCTCTTAATTCTATTAATAAAATCGGTGGTCTACTAGATGCTGTCGATAATGATTTAAAAACAAATTTAACTTTTGATGATATGATGACAATTGCAAAAAATTCAATGGATTCAAGTTTAAAAATGGACAAATTTCAAGTGGAAGGTACAGATAAATATATAGATGGTATTTATTATTACGTTCCAAACGAAAAAAGCGTCAATAATATATCGACAACACTTCAAGAACATCTCGGTGTTACGAATAAAAATGAGCATAAAAAATTATAA
- a CDS encoding tetratricopeptide repeat protein, with protein sequence MQQTLEKIGKQVFYKRLQQKMTQEELCQGICSVSYLSKIENGKIEASEEILQLLCTRLEIAVTDLRDVEEDVKVKLDEWLNALVHLDKQQVERIYEELQGEMQHVLDFEIINYYKLLYTRYLMMKRDLPALEEELDRLKKVYKKYSPFQKMLYTYSRALLYSVQYKYTQALDYLLKTETMAKELGYYETGIYYNLALTYSQMEIDHMTLYFANVALEGFKSEYKFRNIINCQFLIAFSYTRKKQYNEAMEIYNHILREANSFADKDNIMSIALNNIGYLHYRQKDYLKAKEYYLECLKYKKEEDMNYIDAMYELSLQCIQLGELEEAAEWIEKGVSAARKDDRYKGMLYLLLNLRYKYFEKRDVYKKFLETEVVPFFKVEENIKDLKKVYLELAEYLEECLDFKESNRYYKLAINLLEE encoded by the coding sequence ATGCAACAAACATTAGAAAAAATAGGCAAGCAAGTTTTTTATAAACGGCTACAGCAAAAAATGACACAAGAAGAATTATGTCAGGGCATTTGTTCTGTCTCATACTTAAGTAAGATCGAAAATGGAAAGATAGAAGCATCAGAAGAGATTCTACAATTGCTCTGCACAAGATTAGAGATTGCCGTGACGGATTTGAGAGATGTAGAAGAAGATGTGAAGGTGAAGTTGGACGAGTGGTTGAATGCATTAGTTCATTTGGACAAGCAACAAGTAGAACGCATATATGAAGAGTTGCAAGGTGAAATGCAGCATGTTTTAGATTTTGAAATTATAAATTATTATAAACTGCTTTATACGCGGTATTTAATGATGAAACGAGATCTACCAGCTCTTGAAGAAGAGTTGGATAGATTAAAAAAGGTGTATAAGAAATATTCACCATTTCAAAAAATGCTTTATACGTATAGTAGAGCACTATTATACTCTGTGCAATACAAATATACGCAAGCTTTAGATTACTTACTAAAAACAGAAACTATGGCTAAAGAGTTAGGATATTATGAAACAGGAATATATTATAATTTAGCACTGACATATAGTCAGATGGAAATAGACCATATGACGTTATACTTTGCTAATGTTGCATTGGAAGGTTTTAAGAGTGAATATAAGTTTAGAAATATAATAAATTGTCAATTTTTGATTGCATTTAGCTACACTAGAAAAAAACAGTATAATGAAGCGATGGAAATTTATAATCATATCTTGAGGGAAGCGAATTCTTTTGCAGATAAAGATAATATTATGTCGATTGCTCTAAATAATATAGGTTATTTACACTATCGTCAAAAAGATTATTTGAAGGCGAAAGAATATTATTTAGAATGCTTGAAATACAAAAAAGAAGAAGATATGAATTATATTGATGCTATGTATGAGCTCTCGTTACAGTGTATTCAATTAGGAGAGCTTGAGGAAGCTGCAGAATGGATTGAAAAAGGTGTTTCTGCGGCAAGAAAAGATGATAGATACAAAGGAATGCTATATTTATTATTAAATTTACGATATAAGTATTTTGAAAAAAGGGACGTCTATAAAAAGTTTTTAGAAACAGAAGTAGTTCCTTTCTTTAAGGTAGAGGAAAATATAAAGGATTTAAAGAAAGTATACTTAGAATTAGCCGAATACTTAGAAGAATGTTTGGATTTTAAAGAAAGTAATCGCTATTATAAATTAGCGATTAACTTATTAGAAGAATAG
- a CDS encoding TVP38/TMEM64 family protein, with protein sequence MAETIQNFLTDYYSIAIPLSILINIIISLLGFIPSIFLTAINIQLFDVTNGTIISIAGEALGAIISFYIYRIGLQKFTHDKVNKHPKVERLLYVEGREAFLLVLSFRLIPFIPSSIVTLFAALGKMSLLSFSIASTIGKIPALLIEVYSAYQVMNGTNEAKWIVTIAGCIGLLYLWKKWRKK encoded by the coding sequence ATGGCTGAAACAATTCAAAACTTCTTAACAGACTATTATTCCATCGCAATTCCACTTAGTATCTTAATCAACATCATCATTAGTCTTTTAGGTTTTATCCCTAGTATTTTTTTGACCGCCATTAATATACAGCTCTTTGATGTAACGAATGGCACAATCATTTCGATCGCAGGCGAGGCATTAGGGGCTATTATCTCGTTTTATATTTATCGCATAGGCCTTCAAAAGTTCACTCACGATAAAGTGAATAAGCACCCAAAGGTAGAGCGTCTTCTTTATGTAGAAGGCAGAGAGGCCTTTCTACTCGTTTTATCGTTTCGATTGATACCTTTCATCCCATCAAGTATCGTTACTTTATTTGCAGCTCTAGGAAAAATGTCATTACTCTCTTTCAGTATTGCCAGCACAATAGGTAAAATACCGGCCTTATTGATTGAAGTATATTCGGCATACCAAGTTATGAACGGAACAAATGAAGCGAAGTGGATTGTAACAATCGCAGGTTGCATTGGATTGCTTTATTTGTGGAAAAAATGGAGAAAAAAATAA
- a CDS encoding ArsR/SmtB family transcription factor, which yields MAENKVETPQETCSQTVIHEEIVDQVKQTIPTDESLSKVAELFKVLGDRTRTRILHALFEAEMCVCDLAYLLGMTQSSISHQLRVLKQAKLVKNRKEGKVVYYSLADQHVIHIFEQAFEHVNEEE from the coding sequence ATGGCTGAAAATAAAGTAGAAACACCGCAGGAAACTTGTTCTCAAACGGTAATTCATGAGGAAATCGTGGATCAAGTGAAGCAAACAATTCCGACGGATGAAAGTTTAAGTAAAGTAGCAGAATTATTTAAAGTATTAGGTGACCGTACACGTACGAGAATATTACATGCATTATTTGAAGCTGAAATGTGTGTTTGTGATTTAGCTTATTTATTAGGAATGACGCAATCTTCAATCTCACATCAGCTTCGTGTATTAAAGCAAGCAAAGCTTGTAAAGAACCGTAAAGAAGGAAAGGTAGTTTATTATTCATTGGCTGATCAACATGTAATTCATATCTTCGAGCAAGCATTTGAACACGTAAACGAGGAAGAATAA
- a CDS encoding nicotinate phosphoribosyltransferase, with translation MNHYKDDSYALHTDLYQINMAYTYWKDGIHNRRSVFDLYFRKLPFENGYAVFAGLEKIVEYIENFSFTESDIAYLAELQFEEDFLHYLQNMKFTGTIRSMQEGEVVFNNEPLLRVDAPLGEAQIIETALLNIVNYQTLIATKAARMKHAANNDELLEFGTRRAHEFDAALWGTRAAFIGGFSSTSNVRAGKRFGIPVAGTHAHSFVQAYRDEYVAFKKYAETHKKCVFLVDTYDTLKSGVPNAIRVAKEFGDRIDFYGIRLDSGDMAYLSKKARILLDEAGFTNTKIIASSDLDEYTIMHLKSQGAKIDVWGVGTKLITSFEQPALGAVYKLVAIEDTDGKLNDTIKISSNPEKITTPGLKRIYRIVNRVNNHAEGDYIALDSEEPEKEKRLKMFHPVHTYISKFVTNFEARELHKDIFVNGERTYELPSILDIQKYNEQSLALFWEEYMRTLNPEEYPVDLSQECWDHKMNYIQTVREQVEKNIQK, from the coding sequence ATGAATCATTATAAAGACGATAGTTACGCCTTACATACAGATTTATATCAAATCAACATGGCTTATACATATTGGAAAGATGGTATTCATAATCGCCGTTCTGTTTTTGATTTATACTTTCGAAAGCTTCCATTCGAAAACGGCTATGCTGTTTTTGCTGGTCTTGAGAAAATTGTAGAGTACATAGAAAATTTCAGTTTTACCGAAAGTGACATCGCTTATTTAGCAGAGCTGCAATTCGAAGAAGACTTCCTTCATTATTTACAAAACATGAAATTTACTGGAACGATTCGTAGTATGCAAGAAGGTGAAGTTGTTTTTAATAATGAGCCTTTATTACGGGTTGATGCGCCACTCGGTGAGGCACAAATAATTGAAACCGCCCTCTTAAATATTGTAAATTACCAAACATTAATTGCTACAAAAGCTGCACGTATGAAGCACGCTGCAAATAATGATGAGCTTTTAGAGTTCGGTACAAGACGCGCTCATGAGTTTGATGCTGCCCTTTGGGGAACACGAGCTGCCTTTATTGGTGGTTTCTCATCTACCAGCAACGTTCGTGCTGGAAAACGCTTCGGGATACCTGTAGCTGGCACACATGCTCACTCTTTCGTTCAAGCGTATCGCGATGAATATGTCGCGTTTAAAAAATACGCTGAAACTCATAAAAAATGTGTCTTTCTCGTTGATACATATGACACATTAAAATCTGGTGTTCCAAATGCGATTCGTGTCGCAAAAGAATTTGGAGATCGTATTGATTTCTATGGCATTCGTCTTGATAGTGGCGATATGGCTTATTTGTCTAAAAAGGCAAGAATATTACTAGATGAGGCTGGATTTACAAATACAAAAATTATTGCTTCTAGCGATTTAGATGAATACACAATTATGCACCTTAAATCTCAAGGAGCAAAAATTGACGTATGGGGTGTTGGAACAAAATTAATTACATCCTTTGAGCAACCAGCATTAGGGGCTGTTTACAAACTAGTTGCGATTGAAGATACTGACGGGAAATTAAATGACACGATTAAAATTTCATCTAATCCTGAAAAGATTACAACTCCAGGGCTTAAACGAATTTATCGCATAGTCAACAGGGTTAATAATCATGCTGAAGGCGATTATATTGCGTTAGATTCTGAAGAGCCCGAAAAAGAAAAACGCTTAAAAATGTTCCACCCCGTTCACACATATATAAGTAAATTCGTAACAAACTTTGAAGCACGTGAACTGCATAAAGACATTTTCGTTAACGGTGAAAGAACATATGAACTACCAAGTATATTAGATATTCAAAAATATAACGAACAGAGTCTCGCTCTATTTTGGGAAGAATACATGCGAACTTTAAACCCCGAAGAGTATCCTGTCGATTTAAGCCAAGAGTGCTGGGATCATAAAATGAATTATATTCAAACTGTTCGCGAACAAGTTGAAAAAAACATACAAAAATAA
- a CDS encoding heavy metal translocating P-type ATPase, which produces MAEALVKKKLMLEGLDCANCAMKIEKGVGNIEGVTSCSVNFATKTMLLETPQNKENQVVTEAKQLVTKLEPHIKVQEEKKTKAAKEVFILEGLDCANCAMKIENKVKEMSTVSEATVDFVSKKLRVEVANKRELESTVQDIKNVVQKLEPDVKVVREEEKGHDHGHDHGDGNVKKMIGRLVGGGILTGIAALAGLPQMITIPLFVLAYLLIGGDIVWRAVRNITRGQVFDENFLMAIATLGAFAIQQYPEAVAVMLFYQVGELFQSIAVNRSRKSITSLMDIRPDYANVKVGNETKQVSPEDVQIGEYIIVKPGEKVPLDGKVVEGTSMMDTSALTGESVPREVEVGNDVLSGFVNQNGVLTIEVTKEFGESTVSKILDLVQNASSKKAPTENFITKFARYYTPVVVITAAIMAFIPPLILEGATFSDWIYRALVFLVISCPCALVVSIPLGFFGGIGGASKSGILVKGSNYLEALNDVKYIVFDKTGTLTKGVFKVTKMEPSEGTTAEELLEYAAFAEVYSNHPIAQSIRNAYGKSIDENSIEDYSEISGHGTVVKVQGKEIFAGNAKLMRKENITFKQPNTVGTLVHVAVDGKYAGYIVISDEVKEDSKQAIQKLKELGIKKTVMLTGDAKSVGEAVGKELGLDEVHAELLPHQKVEEIEKIDAAKHGKEKIAFVGDGINDTPVLARADVGIAMGGLGSDAAIEAADIVIMTDEPSKIATAVKIAKRTRSIVWQNIIFALGVKGLVLLLGAFGIATMWEAVFSDVGVTLLAVLNAMRVLRVKDL; this is translated from the coding sequence ATGGCAGAAGCATTAGTGAAAAAGAAACTTATGCTAGAAGGCTTAGATTGTGCGAATTGTGCAATGAAAATTGAAAAGGGTGTTGGGAATATAGAGGGAGTAACATCTTGTTCTGTAAACTTTGCAACTAAGACGATGCTTTTAGAAACACCACAAAATAAAGAAAATCAAGTTGTTACAGAAGCGAAGCAGCTCGTTACAAAATTGGAGCCGCATATTAAGGTACAAGAAGAGAAAAAAACAAAAGCGGCGAAAGAAGTATTTATATTAGAAGGTTTAGACTGTGCGAACTGTGCAATGAAGATTGAAAATAAGGTAAAGGAAATGTCAACAGTTTCAGAAGCGACTGTTGATTTCGTATCAAAGAAATTAAGAGTAGAAGTTGCGAATAAAAGAGAACTTGAATCGACTGTGCAAGATATAAAAAATGTTGTTCAAAAGTTAGAGCCAGATGTAAAAGTTGTTCGTGAAGAGGAAAAAGGACACGACCATGGCCATGATCATGGTGATGGAAATGTGAAAAAAATGATAGGAAGATTAGTAGGCGGCGGAATTTTGACAGGAATTGCTGCATTAGCCGGATTACCGCAAATGATAACAATTCCATTATTCGTTCTTGCTTATTTATTAATAGGTGGAGATATCGTTTGGAGAGCGGTAAGAAACATCACTCGCGGCCAAGTGTTTGATGAAAACTTTTTAATGGCAATTGCAACTTTAGGAGCTTTCGCGATTCAACAATATCCAGAAGCAGTTGCGGTAATGCTATTTTATCAAGTAGGGGAACTATTCCAAAGTATTGCGGTAAATCGCTCTCGAAAATCAATTACTTCATTAATGGATATTCGTCCTGATTATGCAAATGTGAAAGTTGGAAATGAAACGAAACAAGTATCACCAGAAGATGTGCAAATTGGTGAGTATATTATCGTGAAACCAGGTGAAAAAGTACCGTTAGACGGGAAAGTAGTTGAGGGAACATCAATGATGGATACTTCAGCGTTAACAGGTGAATCCGTACCGCGTGAAGTAGAAGTTGGTAATGACGTATTAAGTGGTTTTGTAAACCAAAATGGTGTATTAACAATTGAAGTTACAAAAGAATTTGGTGAATCTACTGTATCAAAAATCTTAGATTTAGTACAAAATGCAAGTAGCAAAAAAGCGCCAACAGAAAACTTTATTACGAAGTTTGCGCGTTATTATACTCCAGTCGTAGTTATAACAGCAGCGATTATGGCATTTATTCCACCACTTATTTTAGAGGGTGCTACATTCTCCGATTGGATTTATAGAGCTTTAGTGTTCTTAGTAATCTCTTGTCCATGTGCACTCGTTGTATCGATTCCTCTTGGGTTCTTTGGAGGTATTGGTGGGGCATCTAAAAGTGGTATTTTAGTAAAAGGAAGTAACTATTTAGAAGCATTGAATGATGTGAAATATATCGTTTTTGATAAAACAGGAACATTAACAAAAGGTGTCTTTAAAGTTACGAAGATGGAGCCTAGTGAAGGTACTACAGCTGAAGAGCTATTAGAATATGCAGCATTTGCAGAAGTATATTCTAATCATCCGATTGCACAATCTATTCGAAATGCATATGGAAAATCAATCGATGAAAATAGTATTGAAGACTATAGTGAAATTTCAGGTCATGGTACGGTTGTAAAGGTACAAGGAAAAGAAATTTTCGCAGGTAATGCTAAATTAATGAGAAAAGAAAACATTACATTTAAGCAACCAAATACAGTAGGTACACTCGTTCATGTTGCTGTAGATGGTAAATATGCAGGTTATATTGTTATCTCTGATGAGGTAAAAGAGGATTCAAAACAAGCAATTCAAAAGTTAAAAGAACTAGGTATTAAGAAGACAGTCATGTTAACTGGTGATGCAAAATCAGTTGGTGAAGCTGTTGGTAAAGAATTAGGTTTAGATGAAGTGCATGCCGAATTATTACCACACCAAAAAGTAGAAGAAATCGAAAAAATTGATGCAGCAAAACACGGTAAAGAAAAGATTGCATTCGTTGGTGATGGTATTAACGATACGCCAGTATTAGCACGAGCGGACGTTGGTATTGCGATGGGCGGTTTAGGATCAGATGCAGCAATTGAAGCTGCTGACATCGTCATTATGACCGATGAGCCTTCAAAAATCGCGACAGCTGTGAAAATTGCAAAACGTACACGTAGTATTGTATGGCAAAATATTATATTTGCATTAGGTGTAAAAGGGCTAGTTTTATTACTTGGTGCCTTTGGTATTGCAACAATGTGGGAAGCGGTCTTCTCAGATGTTGGTGTGACATTACTTGCAGTTTTAAATGCAATGCGTGTACTACGAGTGAAAGATTTATAA